Proteins from one Telopea speciosissima isolate NSW1024214 ecotype Mountain lineage chromosome 1, Tspe_v1, whole genome shotgun sequence genomic window:
- the LOC122641545 gene encoding probable serine/threonine-protein kinase PBL10 isoform X2 produces the protein MGACWSSRIKAESPSHTGVNSKSVSKDGTYLSGANSKGSSGSVPPTPRSEGEILESSNVKSFSFSELKMSTRNFRPDSVLGEGGFGSVFKGWIDEHAFTAAKPGTGMVIAVKRLNQESFQGHREWLAEVNYLGQLYHPNLVKLIGYCLEDEHRLLVYEFMPRGSLENHLFRRGSYFQPLSWNLRMKVALDAAKGLAFLHSAETKVIYRDFKTSNILLDSSYNAKLSDFGLAKDGPTGDKSHVSTRVMGTYGYAAPEYLATAVDAPDFKSGQRKTEPDCAMTLFFLSSNCQERCIQLWSCSPGIVIRSTSCRQKPPIWRAQPSGMGQTLFDKQTKSFPCSRHTSGRAVLIEWSPKGSRPCSSMPLHRSQVKAKHG, from the exons ATGGGGGCTTGCTGGAGCTCTCGAATCAAGGCAGAGAGTCCATCTCACACAG GGGTGAACTCAAAGAGTGTTAGCAAAGATGGAACTTATCTAAGTGGTGCAAATAGCAAGGGTTCGTCTGGTTCCGTGCCTCCAACCCCTCGGAGTGAGGGTGAGATTTTGGAATCCTCCAATGTAAAGAGCTTTAGCTTTAGCGAACTCAAAATGTCCACCAGAAACTTCCGACCTGATAGCGTCTTGGGAGAAGGGGGCTTTGGTTCTGTCTTTAAGGGGTGGATCGATGAACATGCATTTACAGCTGCCAAGCCTGGCACTGGCATGGTTATCGCTGTTAAAAGGCTCAACCAAGAAAGTTTCCAGGGCCACAGAGAATGGCTG GCAGAAGTTAACTATTTGGGGCAGCTGTATCATCCGAATCTTGTAAAATTGATTGGCTACTGCTTAGAAGATGAACACCGGCTTTTAGTATATGAATTTATGCCCCGTGGAAGTTTGGAGAATCATCTGTTCAGGA GGGGTTCTTACTTCCAACCACTATCTTGGAACCTCCGTATGAAGGTTGCTCTCGATGCTGCAAAGGGTCTTGCATTTCTTCACAGTGCTGAGACAAAAGTTATATATCGTGATTTTAAGACTTCTAACATTCTTCTAGATTCG AGCTACAATGCAAAACtttctgattttggtttggcCAAGGATGGTCCAACTGGTGATAAGAGCCATGTCTCTACTAGAGTCATGGGGACCTATGGATATGCAGCTCCAGAGTACCTGGCTACAG CAGTTGATGCACCTGATTTTAAGAGTGGTCAAAGAAAAACAGAACCTGATTGTGCAATGACCTTGTTTTT TTT gTCATCTAACTGCCAAGAGCGATGTATACAGCTTTGGAGTTGTTCTCCTGGAATTGTTATCCGGTCGACGAGCTGTAGACAAAAACCGCCCATCTGGAGAGCACAACCTAGTGGAATGGGCCAAACCTTGTTTGACAAACAAACGAAAAGTTTTCCGTGTTCTCGACACACGTCTGGAAGGGCAGTACTCATTGAATGGAGCCCAAAAGGTAGCAGACCTTGCTCTTCAATGCCTCTCCACAGAAGCCAAGTTAAGGCCAAACATGGATGA
- the LOC122641545 gene encoding probable serine/threonine-protein kinase PBL10 isoform X4, giving the protein MGACWSSRIKAESPSHTGVNSKSVSKDGTYLSGANSKGSSGSVPPTPRSEGEILESSNVKSFSFSELKMSTRNFRPDSVLGEGGFGSVFKGWIDEHAFTAAKPGTGMVIAVKRLNQESFQGHREWLAEVNYLGQLYHPNLVKLIGYCLEDEHRLLVYEFMPRGSLENHLFRRGSYFQPLSWNLRMKVALDAAKGLAFLHSAETKVIYRDFKTSNILLDSSYNAKLSDFGLAKDGPTGDKSHVSTRVMGTYGYAAPEYLATAVDAPDFKSGQRKTEPDCAMTLFLSSNCQERCIQLWSCSPGIVIRSTSCRQKPPIWRAQPSGMGQTLFDKQTKSFPCSRHTSGRAVLIEWSPKGSRPCSSMPLHRSQVKAKHG; this is encoded by the exons ATGGGGGCTTGCTGGAGCTCTCGAATCAAGGCAGAGAGTCCATCTCACACAG GGGTGAACTCAAAGAGTGTTAGCAAAGATGGAACTTATCTAAGTGGTGCAAATAGCAAGGGTTCGTCTGGTTCCGTGCCTCCAACCCCTCGGAGTGAGGGTGAGATTTTGGAATCCTCCAATGTAAAGAGCTTTAGCTTTAGCGAACTCAAAATGTCCACCAGAAACTTCCGACCTGATAGCGTCTTGGGAGAAGGGGGCTTTGGTTCTGTCTTTAAGGGGTGGATCGATGAACATGCATTTACAGCTGCCAAGCCTGGCACTGGCATGGTTATCGCTGTTAAAAGGCTCAACCAAGAAAGTTTCCAGGGCCACAGAGAATGGCTG GCAGAAGTTAACTATTTGGGGCAGCTGTATCATCCGAATCTTGTAAAATTGATTGGCTACTGCTTAGAAGATGAACACCGGCTTTTAGTATATGAATTTATGCCCCGTGGAAGTTTGGAGAATCATCTGTTCAGGA GGGGTTCTTACTTCCAACCACTATCTTGGAACCTCCGTATGAAGGTTGCTCTCGATGCTGCAAAGGGTCTTGCATTTCTTCACAGTGCTGAGACAAAAGTTATATATCGTGATTTTAAGACTTCTAACATTCTTCTAGATTCG AGCTACAATGCAAAACtttctgattttggtttggcCAAGGATGGTCCAACTGGTGATAAGAGCCATGTCTCTACTAGAGTCATGGGGACCTATGGATATGCAGCTCCAGAGTACCTGGCTACAG CAGTTGATGCACCTGATTTTAAGAGTGGTCAAAGAAAAACAGAACCTGATTGTGCAATGACCTTGTTTTT gTCATCTAACTGCCAAGAGCGATGTATACAGCTTTGGAGTTGTTCTCCTGGAATTGTTATCCGGTCGACGAGCTGTAGACAAAAACCGCCCATCTGGAGAGCACAACCTAGTGGAATGGGCCAAACCTTGTTTGACAAACAAACGAAAAGTTTTCCGTGTTCTCGACACACGTCTGGAAGGGCAGTACTCATTGAATGGAGCCCAAAAGGTAGCAGACCTTGCTCTTCAATGCCTCTCCACAGAAGCCAAGTTAAGGCCAAACATGGATGA
- the LOC122641545 gene encoding receptor-like cytoplasmic kinase 176 isoform X1: MGACWSSRIKAESPSHTGVNSKSVSKDGTYLSGANSKGSSGSVPPTPRSEGEILESSNVKSFSFSELKMSTRNFRPDSVLGEGGFGSVFKGWIDEHAFTAAKPGTGMVIAVKRLNQESFQGHREWLAEVNYLGQLYHPNLVKLIGYCLEDEHRLLVYEFMPRGSLENHLFRRGSYFQPLSWNLRMKVALDAAKGLAFLHSAETKVIYRDFKTSNILLDSSYNAKLSDFGLAKDGPTGDKSHVSTRVMGTYGYAAPEYLATGHLTAKSDVYSFGVVLLELLSGRRAVDKNRPSGEHNLVEWAKPCLTNKRKVFRVLDTRLEGQYSLNGAQKVADLALQCLSTEAKLRPNMDEVVTALEQLQDSKDVSTQNGNEPKQQNYSTGDPRSRRRSAEEVSNRKATAYPRPSASPLYT, translated from the exons ATGGGGGCTTGCTGGAGCTCTCGAATCAAGGCAGAGAGTCCATCTCACACAG GGGTGAACTCAAAGAGTGTTAGCAAAGATGGAACTTATCTAAGTGGTGCAAATAGCAAGGGTTCGTCTGGTTCCGTGCCTCCAACCCCTCGGAGTGAGGGTGAGATTTTGGAATCCTCCAATGTAAAGAGCTTTAGCTTTAGCGAACTCAAAATGTCCACCAGAAACTTCCGACCTGATAGCGTCTTGGGAGAAGGGGGCTTTGGTTCTGTCTTTAAGGGGTGGATCGATGAACATGCATTTACAGCTGCCAAGCCTGGCACTGGCATGGTTATCGCTGTTAAAAGGCTCAACCAAGAAAGTTTCCAGGGCCACAGAGAATGGCTG GCAGAAGTTAACTATTTGGGGCAGCTGTATCATCCGAATCTTGTAAAATTGATTGGCTACTGCTTAGAAGATGAACACCGGCTTTTAGTATATGAATTTATGCCCCGTGGAAGTTTGGAGAATCATCTGTTCAGGA GGGGTTCTTACTTCCAACCACTATCTTGGAACCTCCGTATGAAGGTTGCTCTCGATGCTGCAAAGGGTCTTGCATTTCTTCACAGTGCTGAGACAAAAGTTATATATCGTGATTTTAAGACTTCTAACATTCTTCTAGATTCG AGCTACAATGCAAAACtttctgattttggtttggcCAAGGATGGTCCAACTGGTGATAAGAGCCATGTCTCTACTAGAGTCATGGGGACCTATGGATATGCAGCTCCAGAGTACCTGGCTACAG gTCATCTAACTGCCAAGAGCGATGTATACAGCTTTGGAGTTGTTCTCCTGGAATTGTTATCCGGTCGACGAGCTGTAGACAAAAACCGCCCATCTGGAGAGCACAACCTAGTGGAATGGGCCAAACCTTGTTTGACAAACAAACGAAAAGTTTTCCGTGTTCTCGACACACGTCTGGAAGGGCAGTACTCATTGAATGGAGCCCAAAAGGTAGCAGACCTTGCTCTTCAATGCCTCTCCACAGAAGCCAAGTTAAGGCCAAACATGGATGAGGTGGTAACAGCATTGGAGCAGCTACAAGACTCCAAAGATGTAAGTACTCAGAATGGGAATGAACCAAAACAGCAGAACTACTCCACAGGTGATCCTAGGTCCCGCAGAAGAAGTGCAGAAGAAGTTTCTAATCGGAAAGCTACTGCTTATCCCAGGCCATCTGCTTCACCCCTCTACACTTGA
- the LOC122640023 gene encoding triosephosphate isomerase, cytosolic: MGRKFIVGGNWKCNGTSDEVKKIVSMLNEAEVPSQDVVEVVVSPPFVFLPMVKSQLRPDFQVAAQNCWVKKGGAFTGEVSAEMLVNLGIPWVILGHSERRALLNESNEFVGDKVAYALAQGLKVIACVGETLEQRESGSTMAVVAEQTKAIADRVSDWSNVVLAYEPVWAIGTGKVASPAQAQEVHFELRKWLQQNVGAEVADSIRIMYGGSVNGANCKELAAKPDVDGFLVGGASLKPEFIDIIKSGTVKKTA; encoded by the exons ATGGGCAGAAAGTTCATCGTCGGCGGTAACTGGAAATGT AATGGAACTAGCGATGAAGTTAAGAAGATTGTGTCCATGCTGAATGAAGCCGAGGTTCCCTCTCAAGATGTTGTAG AGGTTGTGGTAAGTCCTCCATTTGTGTTTCTTCCCATGGTAAAAAGTCAATTGAGGCCAGACTTCCAAGTCGCTGCACAAAACTGTTGGGTGAAGAAAGGAGGTGCTTTTACCGGTGAGGTTAG TGCGGAGATGCTTGTCAATTTGGGCATTCCTTGGGTCATCCTTGGTCATTCTGAAAGAAGGGCTTTGTTAAATGAATCAAATGAG TTTGTTGGTGACAAAGTTGCATATGCACTTGCTCAAGGATTGAAGGTGATTgcttgtgttggagagactCTTGAGCAGCGGGAATCTGGATCTACCATGGCTGTTGTTGCAGAACAAACAAAAGCAATTGCAG ATCGAGTTTCTGATTGGTCGAATGTTGTTTTGGCCTATGAGCCCGTGTGGGCCATTGGAACTGGAAAGGTTGCAAGTCCTGCCCAGGCCCAGGAA GTGCATTTTGAATTGAGGAAATGGCTTCAACAGAATGTTGGTGCTGAAGTTGCTGACTCAATCAGGATTATGTATGGAG GTTCCGTAAATGGTGCAAACTGCAAGGAATTGGCAGCAAAACCTGACGTTGATGGATTTTTGGTTGGCGGAGCTTCCCTAAAG CCTGAGTTCATTGACATTATCAAGTCTGGCACTGTGAAGAAGACTGCTTAA
- the LOC122641545 gene encoding probable serine/threonine-protein kinase PBL10 isoform X3: MGACWSSRIKAESPSHTGVNSKSVSKDGTYLSGANSKGSSGSVPPTPRSEGEILESSNVKSFSFSELKMSTRNFRPDSVLGEGGFGSVFKGWIDEHAFTAAKPGTGMVIAVKRLNQESFQGHREWLAEVNYLGQLYHPNLVKLIGYCLEDEHRLLVYEFMPRGSLENHLFRRGSYFQPLSWNLRMKVALDAAKGLAFLHSAETKVIYRDFKTSNILLDSSYNAKLSDFGLAKDGPTGDKSHVSTRVMGTYGYAAPEYLATVDAPDFKSGQRKTEPDCAMTLFFLSSNCQERCIQLWSCSPGIVIRSTSCRQKPPIWRAQPSGMGQTLFDKQTKSFPCSRHTSGRAVLIEWSPKGSRPCSSMPLHRSQVKAKHG, encoded by the exons ATGGGGGCTTGCTGGAGCTCTCGAATCAAGGCAGAGAGTCCATCTCACACAG GGGTGAACTCAAAGAGTGTTAGCAAAGATGGAACTTATCTAAGTGGTGCAAATAGCAAGGGTTCGTCTGGTTCCGTGCCTCCAACCCCTCGGAGTGAGGGTGAGATTTTGGAATCCTCCAATGTAAAGAGCTTTAGCTTTAGCGAACTCAAAATGTCCACCAGAAACTTCCGACCTGATAGCGTCTTGGGAGAAGGGGGCTTTGGTTCTGTCTTTAAGGGGTGGATCGATGAACATGCATTTACAGCTGCCAAGCCTGGCACTGGCATGGTTATCGCTGTTAAAAGGCTCAACCAAGAAAGTTTCCAGGGCCACAGAGAATGGCTG GCAGAAGTTAACTATTTGGGGCAGCTGTATCATCCGAATCTTGTAAAATTGATTGGCTACTGCTTAGAAGATGAACACCGGCTTTTAGTATATGAATTTATGCCCCGTGGAAGTTTGGAGAATCATCTGTTCAGGA GGGGTTCTTACTTCCAACCACTATCTTGGAACCTCCGTATGAAGGTTGCTCTCGATGCTGCAAAGGGTCTTGCATTTCTTCACAGTGCTGAGACAAAAGTTATATATCGTGATTTTAAGACTTCTAACATTCTTCTAGATTCG AGCTACAATGCAAAACtttctgattttggtttggcCAAGGATGGTCCAACTGGTGATAAGAGCCATGTCTCTACTAGAGTCATGGGGACCTATGGATATGCAGCTCCAGAGTACCTGGCTACAG TTGATGCACCTGATTTTAAGAGTGGTCAAAGAAAAACAGAACCTGATTGTGCAATGACCTTGTTTTT TTT gTCATCTAACTGCCAAGAGCGATGTATACAGCTTTGGAGTTGTTCTCCTGGAATTGTTATCCGGTCGACGAGCTGTAGACAAAAACCGCCCATCTGGAGAGCACAACCTAGTGGAATGGGCCAAACCTTGTTTGACAAACAAACGAAAAGTTTTCCGTGTTCTCGACACACGTCTGGAAGGGCAGTACTCATTGAATGGAGCCCAAAAGGTAGCAGACCTTGCTCTTCAATGCCTCTCCACAGAAGCCAAGTTAAGGCCAAACATGGATGA